In the Paenibacillus sp. FSL H7-0357 genome, one interval contains:
- a CDS encoding methyl-accepting chemotaxis protein, producing MKLATKLTWMMLIVLLLVGSSIGFFGYRAAYRQVDEAAGIELVGCANITTGLVDPADISALVSGDSSKVAAVEDRISWIINHKPIFKEAFILSLDGTVLAADKSFKERGYKAGDTFYFSDKDKEMITSMKHSAYSKVYTYQGTSLKTGYGPIYQDHDPTKPIIALMAINFDGPLIQTRTRDIIVQPFIIGASILVVAIIAAYLAIRRMVRPLTKLSSSVNNVAKGDLTREPLLFKSKDEIGTLARDFNEMTSSLRYLITQVNDTSMLVASSSQELSSSAQETNRAGEHSVNVTLELADGAHTQLDNLEGSYKAVQDMSRFITEIADNADSAMNNAASNALKARTGREAMDSTTSQMQVVSGSITNLSAIIDTLASHSKEIESIVSTIASIAEETNLLSLNAAIEAARAGEEGRGFAVVAGSVRKLAERSAKSAGQIGDLVSLIVNQMDKAGETMRRSTDEMQQGREMIMSAGQSFSEIEVSVSDMSSQSQQISETVRELALISDGLVTAIQNIVAVSNQTAEGAETLSASSQEQLAAMQEVESSAAFLSSLAEKLQVLVENFKI from the coding sequence ATGAAATTGGCAACAAAGTTAACTTGGATGATGCTTATTGTGTTACTTCTTGTCGGATCATCCATCGGGTTCTTCGGATACCGCGCGGCTTACAGACAGGTGGATGAAGCTGCAGGTATCGAACTGGTAGGCTGTGCGAACATTACTACCGGCCTAGTAGATCCCGCTGACATATCGGCACTAGTGTCAGGTGACAGCAGCAAGGTGGCCGCTGTAGAAGACCGGATCAGCTGGATTATTAACCATAAACCGATTTTCAAGGAAGCATTCATCCTATCCTTGGACGGTACTGTGCTTGCCGCAGACAAAAGCTTCAAAGAAAGAGGCTATAAGGCCGGCGACACTTTCTATTTTTCGGATAAAGATAAAGAAATGATTACTTCCATGAAGCATTCCGCATACTCCAAAGTTTATACATATCAAGGCACCTCCCTCAAAACCGGGTACGGCCCCATTTATCAGGATCATGACCCCACGAAGCCCATTATCGCACTTATGGCCATCAATTTTGACGGCCCGCTGATTCAGACGCGTACGAGGGACATCATCGTTCAGCCTTTCATTATCGGCGCATCCATACTGGTAGTAGCTATTATTGCCGCTTATTTGGCCATCCGGCGCATGGTTAGACCGCTCACCAAACTATCCAGTTCAGTTAACAACGTGGCTAAGGGCGATTTGACCCGTGAACCGCTCCTGTTCAAGAGCAAGGATGAAATCGGCACCTTGGCCCGCGACTTTAACGAAATGACGTCGAGCCTGCGCTACCTCATCACCCAGGTCAATGATACCTCCATGCTGGTGGCCTCTTCCTCCCAGGAACTCTCATCAAGCGCGCAGGAAACGAACCGGGCCGGAGAGCACAGTGTCAATGTCACCCTTGAGCTTGCCGATGGTGCCCATACGCAGCTGGACAATCTGGAAGGAAGCTATAAAGCTGTGCAGGACATGTCCCGTTTTATTACCGAGATTGCCGACAATGCGGACAGCGCCATGAATAATGCTGCCAGCAATGCACTGAAGGCCCGGACAGGCCGGGAAGCGATGGATTCCACCACCTCGCAAATGCAGGTAGTCAGCGGCAGCATTACCAATTTGTCTGCTATTATTGATACGCTGGCCAGTCATTCCAAGGAAATTGAGAGTATCGTCAGTACGATTGCCAGCATCGCTGAAGAAACCAACCTGCTGTCATTGAATGCAGCGATAGAGGCCGCCCGGGCCGGTGAAGAGGGCCGCGGCTTTGCCGTAGTTGCCGGATCCGTCCGCAAGCTTGCTGAACGCTCAGCTAAATCAGCAGGTCAAATTGGCGATTTGGTCAGTCTCATTGTAAATCAGATGGACAAGGCCGGAGAAACCATGAGACGTTCCACGGATGAAATGCAGCAGGGCAGAGAAATGATCATGTCTGCCGGGCAATCCTTCTCCGAGATAGAGGTTTCCGTCTCTGATATGTCTTCCCAAAGCCAGCAGATTTCGGAGACTGTCCGTGAACTGGCGCTGATCTCCGACGGGCTCGTGACCGCGATCCAGAATATTGTTGCAGTATCGAATCAGACTGCTGAAGGCGCCGAGACGTTATCCGCCTCCTCCCAGGAGCAGCTTGCAGCTATGCAAGAGGTTGAGTCCTCCGCTGCGTTCCTTTCTTCACTTGCTGAGAAGCTGCAGGTGCTGGTGGAGAACTTCAAAATCTAA
- a CDS encoding S-layer homology domain-containing protein, with the protein MKRQQTLKKILAPLLAAALLVLPVNPGKAGAEAVLPLSGSGTVSTYNYFYENYPHLNDRNHVYKTATYEDIVNLFESEGTYAVLVGGTWSEETQANIGFINEVAKENGINVPAIYNFDAKLDGATLDIADSNNPYAYKYVDLVNKYLKNLSLYDKTDREHNVSYVNAAGETVSANKIDAPFLFLYNKDHKDGQGNSAPIVSYLKDGGSWEQFQTSGQLDPAKVDAYKNSVRQVFKAASTYSVINESEYIKSAFNRNYAGENNGNIIFTPEDKNLVLEHVTYHQLKQILASDGNYTLLFGGSWCPNTQAIIKYVNEQAIAHHIDKIYFFDTKLDSGLTVAEPGNNTGTNGRANPHNNNELQIRTSNHPYANLYVDLVDTYLTNIKTENNQAAKPSVISYVNDLNETVTGDRLQVPYLFTYNKDNKDAAGAKAPILGHVELMYSWTNIQPGYVSSGYSDGARYKNAIQALNTLYSRLEAVPAGLYGTADGTIRGANSQLEYKYKSVQDSVYEYQSAAGDTISGLEPGTYLVRYKATAGFQGPIIKPEGTTAIPYAAGEAVEVVVPLPGEQAAPAGLKGLPPTTAVNADGQISGAKGALSAEELQSLEYRLATVTEYTYAKDVLPVHLIPGIYQVRYAAKEGIAASPEASVAVPAFTDRQAAPTGLAGVKPTTWENKDGKITGTTKQLQIKLSTVTEYVYAGDGETTGLIPGVYNVRYPAKEGYAASPAADVVVPGNLQEQTAPTGLAGIAPTSSENKNGVITGTTTALEYKLSTASVYIPATDKEITGLAAGTYNVRTAGKLGYKPSPDTSVVVPAYVPATGSGGGSGGGTPVVPVPSASPAPSATTSGDTVTTVATASVKTDDATGVTTAAVTADAVAGLVSSAKAAEAQGKKAVLEIKIGAGTGTKTTELSIPRSPFNEIASGTNARLTINVENVGQITFDSTAVASISAAADAGTIVIRIAKVSLTEEGKAVLGDRPVYDLTVQAGDSKVAVFGGGKVQLSLPYKLQAGEEANSIIVYNITSAGGLDIVRGKYNAAAGAVEFVTTHFSQYIIAYNKVSFADIAATAWYNNAVSFLAAREITSGTAGNSYSPNDNITRGQFIVLLLKAYGIAPEAGAEGNFSDAGKTYYSDYLAAAKRLGIASGSGNNEFKPDSYITRQELFTLLYRALDALGELPGKNSGKELTGFSDAADVAGYAQEALNALVERGIVEGDNGRIHPLDPSTRAQAAQVFYNLLSK; encoded by the coding sequence ATGAAAAGACAGCAAACACTGAAAAAAATCCTTGCGCCGCTTTTGGCGGCTGCGCTGCTCGTCTTGCCGGTTAACCCCGGCAAGGCAGGGGCTGAGGCGGTTCTTCCGCTCAGCGGTTCCGGAACGGTCAGCACATATAATTATTTTTATGAAAATTATCCCCATCTGAATGACCGTAATCATGTGTACAAGACCGCTACATATGAAGATATCGTCAATTTGTTTGAGAGCGAGGGTACTTATGCTGTGCTGGTTGGCGGCACCTGGAGCGAGGAGACCCAGGCCAATATCGGGTTCATTAATGAGGTGGCCAAGGAAAATGGGATCAACGTTCCCGCGATCTATAATTTTGACGCCAAGCTGGACGGGGCCACTCTTGATATTGCAGACAGCAATAATCCGTATGCCTATAAATACGTTGATCTGGTCAACAAATATTTGAAGAATCTTTCGCTGTATGACAAAACCGACCGGGAACACAACGTCAGCTATGTGAATGCAGCTGGCGAGACTGTTTCTGCCAACAAGATTGATGCTCCGTTCTTGTTCCTGTACAACAAGGATCATAAGGATGGACAAGGCAACAGCGCGCCTATTGTATCCTATCTGAAAGACGGTGGGTCTTGGGAACAATTTCAGACAAGCGGCCAGCTTGATCCAGCCAAGGTCGATGCTTATAAAAACTCTGTCAGACAGGTGTTTAAGGCTGCTTCCACTTACAGTGTGATCAATGAATCCGAGTATATTAAATCGGCATTTAACCGGAATTACGCCGGGGAGAACAATGGGAATATTATTTTTACTCCGGAGGACAAAAATCTGGTGCTTGAGCATGTGACCTATCATCAGCTGAAGCAGATTCTGGCCAGTGACGGCAATTATACCCTGCTGTTTGGGGGTTCCTGGTGCCCGAATACCCAGGCAATCATCAAATATGTCAATGAACAAGCGATCGCGCACCATATAGACAAGATCTATTTCTTTGACACGAAGCTCGATTCGGGGCTGACGGTAGCTGAGCCCGGTAATAATACGGGAACCAACGGACGGGCCAATCCGCATAATAACAATGAGCTGCAGATTAGAACAAGCAATCACCCGTATGCCAATCTCTACGTGGATCTGGTGGATACCTATCTCACCAATATCAAGACAGAGAATAATCAGGCGGCTAAACCCTCTGTGATCAGTTATGTTAATGATCTGAACGAGACAGTCACAGGCGACAGACTTCAAGTGCCGTATCTCTTCACGTACAATAAAGACAACAAAGATGCGGCTGGAGCAAAGGCTCCTATTCTGGGGCACGTGGAGCTGATGTACTCCTGGACGAACATCCAGCCGGGTTATGTAAGCAGCGGTTATTCCGACGGTGCCAGATACAAGAATGCCATTCAAGCTTTGAATACTTTGTATTCCCGATTGGAGGCTGTGCCTGCCGGACTGTACGGCACCGCAGACGGCACCATCAGAGGAGCCAACAGCCAGCTGGAATACAAATACAAAAGTGTGCAGGACTCCGTCTATGAATATCAATCTGCCGCAGGCGATACGATTTCGGGACTGGAGCCGGGAACTTATCTGGTAAGATATAAGGCCACTGCGGGTTTCCAAGGTCCTATTATTAAGCCGGAAGGAACCACGGCCATTCCATACGCTGCGGGAGAAGCGGTAGAAGTGGTTGTGCCCTTGCCCGGAGAGCAGGCCGCCCCTGCAGGGTTAAAGGGATTGCCGCCGACAACTGCGGTGAACGCCGATGGACAGATCAGCGGTGCCAAGGGTGCGCTGAGTGCGGAAGAGCTGCAATCGCTGGAATACAGACTGGCAACGGTTACGGAGTATACGTATGCCAAGGATGTATTGCCTGTACATCTTATACCGGGTATCTATCAGGTAAGATATGCGGCTAAGGAAGGAATTGCGGCAAGCCCTGAGGCTAGCGTTGCCGTTCCGGCCTTCACAGACAGACAGGCGGCACCTACCGGCCTGGCAGGAGTGAAGCCGACTACCTGGGAGAATAAAGACGGGAAGATCACAGGGACCACCAAGCAATTGCAGATCAAGCTGTCCACCGTTACGGAATATGTCTATGCGGGAGACGGAGAGACCACCGGGTTGATACCGGGCGTGTACAACGTAAGATATCCGGCCAAAGAGGGTTATGCAGCAAGCCCGGCGGCCGATGTAGTTGTCCCCGGCAACCTTCAGGAACAGACTGCGCCAACCGGTCTGGCCGGCATAGCGCCTACCTCCTCCGAGAACAAGAACGGAGTGATTACAGGCACAACGACAGCCCTGGAATACAAGCTGTCGACGGCATCCGTCTACATTCCGGCAACGGATAAAGAAATCACGGGTCTGGCCGCTGGAACCTATAACGTCAGAACTGCTGGCAAGCTGGGCTATAAGCCAAGCCCGGATACCAGTGTTGTCGTACCAGCCTATGTGCCGGCAACAGGTTCGGGCGGCGGGAGCGGCGGTGGAACACCGGTTGTGCCGGTACCAAGCGCGAGTCCAGCCCCGTCTGCGACAACATCCGGAGATACAGTGACTACAGTTGCAACCGCGTCGGTTAAAACTGACGATGCTACTGGCGTGACCACAGCTGCTGTTACTGCCGATGCGGTGGCAGGCCTTGTCAGCAGCGCCAAGGCTGCGGAAGCGCAAGGAAAGAAGGCTGTTCTGGAAATCAAGATTGGAGCAGGTACGGGTACCAAGACCACTGAACTCAGCATTCCGAGAAGCCCATTTAATGAGATAGCTTCCGGCACGAATGCCAGACTTACGATTAATGTCGAGAACGTTGGGCAGATCACCTTTGATTCCACTGCGGTGGCAAGCATCAGCGCAGCCGCCGATGCCGGGACCATTGTCATCAGAATTGCCAAAGTATCCTTAACCGAAGAAGGTAAGGCTGTGCTCGGCGACAGACCGGTGTATGATCTGACAGTTCAAGCAGGAGACAGCAAGGTGGCTGTCTTCGGCGGAGGCAAAGTGCAGCTCAGCCTTCCTTACAAGCTGCAGGCAGGCGAAGAAGCAAACTCCATTATTGTTTACAACATCACCAGTGCCGGTGGTCTGGATATTGTCCGGGGCAAATACAATGCGGCTGCGGGAGCGGTGGAATTTGTGACCACCCATTTCTCGCAATATATCATTGCCTATAACAAGGTCAGTTTTGCCGATATTGCTGCCACCGCCTGGTATAACAATGCTGTAAGCTTCCTGGCAGCAAGAGAGATCACTTCAGGTACTGCCGGCAACAGCTACAGCCCGAATGACAACATCACCAGAGGCCAGTTTATCGTTCTGCTGCTTAAGGCTTACGGCATTGCGCCGGAAGCGGGAGCTGAGGGCAATTTCAGCGATGCAGGCAAGACGTACTACAGCGACTATCTGGCCGCTGCCAAACGGCTGGGCATTGCCTCCGGTTCCGGCAACAACGAGTTCAAGCCGGACAGCTATATCACGCGTCAGGAGCTGTTCACGCTGCTGTACCGCGCCCTTGATGCTCTGGGAGAGCTTCCCGGGAAGAACTCAGGCAAGGAGCTGACCGGCTTCAGCGATGCAGCTGATGTTGCAGGCTACGCTCAGGAAGCACTGAATGCACTAGTGGAACGCGGCATTGTCGAGGGGGATAACGGAAGAATCCATCCGCTCGACCCTTCGACCCGGGCGCAAGCGGCGCAGGTTTTTTATAATCTGCTATCCAAGTAG
- a CDS encoding IS110 family transposase: MGKSLHIQGLKGTKFSQQLRGVNLEQVLIVAIDAAKLHQKALICNYFGDILAKPFFFSVNQSGMQTLYHAIEQAVASTGAVRLFLGIEATGHYYEDIVREMAKQGYLVQILNAYTTFEERASALNWCKTDDLDLVAIAHALKSNKATEFRLAEGLQRQLHVLTRARRSEIRKRSTLRMEIRTLMDIVWREFQGYADHQNGRARKIKVFSNFWGKASLFFMEHYPHPAAICKLGETGLRRLSIQHNLKLRVAAIRKLLLVAAESLSSDEQTLRPELLLLRMKLQDLRAFDAKIDTLEQEIEALLLQTDGRVLLTVPGLGVSTAAELYAEIGDVSHYTHAGQLIKKAGTNPVVKQTGGSAGSYGKISKQGNSHLRYVAYLAGRSLCLHNPDLKPFYERLKSRGKHPRSIFVAMGNKMLKIAFAMLRDKKPFLSTKPSCPFAKEINKKLRFSCFITLDVA; this comes from the coding sequence ATGGGGAAATCCCTACACATTCAAGGCTTAAAGGGAACCAAGTTCAGTCAACAACTACGGGGTGTTAACCTGGAGCAGGTCCTCATCGTTGCTATCGATGCGGCCAAACTCCACCAAAAAGCCCTGATCTGCAATTATTTCGGCGACATCCTTGCAAAACCCTTTTTCTTTTCCGTCAATCAATCCGGCATGCAGACTCTATACCATGCCATCGAACAAGCGGTGGCCTCCACTGGGGCCGTACGCCTGTTTTTAGGAATTGAAGCTACTGGCCATTACTATGAAGATATCGTTAGAGAAATGGCCAAGCAAGGCTACCTCGTCCAGATTCTCAACGCGTATACGACTTTCGAAGAGCGGGCAAGTGCGCTGAACTGGTGTAAAACCGATGACCTCGATCTAGTCGCTATCGCTCATGCGCTGAAGAGCAATAAAGCCACCGAGTTTCGTTTGGCCGAGGGCCTTCAACGGCAGTTGCATGTTCTCACCCGGGCCAGACGCTCGGAGATCCGCAAACGCTCCACTCTGCGGATGGAAATCCGAACACTCATGGACATCGTTTGGCGCGAATTTCAGGGCTATGCCGACCATCAGAATGGGCGGGCTCGGAAAATCAAGGTGTTTAGCAACTTTTGGGGAAAGGCCTCCCTTTTCTTCATGGAGCACTATCCACATCCTGCTGCGATTTGTAAGCTGGGGGAAACGGGACTCCGGAGGTTGTCCATCCAGCATAACCTGAAGCTTCGAGTCGCTGCGATTCGCAAGCTCCTTCTGGTGGCTGCGGAGTCGCTCTCATCTGACGAACAAACGCTTCGTCCCGAACTCCTTCTGCTGCGAATGAAGCTGCAGGATCTTCGCGCCTTTGACGCTAAGATCGATACGCTTGAGCAGGAGATCGAAGCCCTTTTGCTTCAGACCGACGGGCGGGTTTTACTTACCGTTCCAGGCCTTGGCGTTTCCACTGCAGCCGAGCTCTACGCTGAGATTGGCGATGTGTCCCATTACACTCATGCCGGACAGTTGATTAAGAAAGCAGGAACGAATCCCGTCGTTAAGCAAACGGGCGGAAGTGCCGGATCTTATGGAAAAATTTCCAAGCAAGGGAACTCTCATTTGCGCTATGTTGCCTACTTAGCCGGTCGAAGCCTCTGCCTGCATAACCCGGATCTCAAACCGTTTTACGAGCGGTTAAAGAGCCGCGGGAAGCATCCTCGCTCCATTTTTGTAGCTATGGGGAATAAGATGCTGAAAATTGCATTTGCGATGCTACGTGACAAGAAGCCCTTTCTCTCCACCAAGCCCTCTTGTCCGTTTGCCAAGGAGATCAATAAGAAGCTCCGTTTTAGCTGTTTCATTACGCTGGATGTTGCCTGA
- a CDS encoding putative bifunctional diguanylate cyclase/phosphodiesterase has protein sequence MDQMGIHYNIWIVLLSFVLAATAAYSALNLISQVSHSTGKIRRLWLLSGACVLGSGIWAMHFVSIMASRLPFEVGYHPGRAVLSLLISILSSFLALGIAVAPRQRLLRLLASGFILGGGISAMHYVGMSSMEMDGRLHYEPMAQGISMMIALLASYIAVFLFRKFKDYTGFSAWKLCSSLFIGFAVTGMHYISLSASRFELNSRLGAKPFLMETDFILLTGVSLVTLFILAISGGAVFLDRHILEKMAYHDPLTELPNRHGLERYFLDEFFGVNSGAVFFVDLDRFKSINDTLGHDIGDELLQEVADRLVCCVGCQGKVFRMGGDEFLIALPDCTLENAQDMAEHVLREVKKSYSIKGNELYVTASVGISLAPVHGTDRSALMRAADTALYTSKDSGKNKFSVFDQEMNRHQLRRMSLEKDLRKALARSEFMVVYQPKWDSFMNVTVGLEALLRWRHPEHGIISPAEFIPIAEETGLIVPITYWMLHDVCGQNMLWHRAEVANVPVSINMSARMFEGGGLYDVVEEALTRSGLEPHFLELEITESIAMNNMEETVAQLSKLRNLGVRVSLDDFGTGFSSLGNLDEIPVNTLKIDQVFIRKSKMHSKKAIISNIIAIASNLNMEVVAEGVETTEQIELLQSLGCRVMQGFYYGRPMPVHELGQWFIENTA, from the coding sequence ATGGATCAAATGGGAATCCACTATAACATTTGGATTGTTTTGCTATCTTTCGTGCTGGCGGCAACCGCGGCCTATTCAGCGCTTAATCTGATTTCACAGGTTTCCCATTCTACGGGCAAGATCCGGCGTTTGTGGCTGCTGTCGGGGGCATGTGTGCTGGGCAGCGGAATCTGGGCGATGCATTTTGTCAGCATTATGGCCAGCCGCCTGCCGTTTGAAGTCGGTTATCATCCGGGCAGAGCGGTGTTGTCCCTGCTGATCAGCATCCTTTCCAGTTTTCTGGCCCTGGGGATTGCGGTAGCACCCCGCCAGCGGCTGCTCAGGCTGCTGGCCTCCGGCTTCATTCTGGGCGGCGGAATTTCCGCCATGCATTATGTCGGAATGTCCTCTATGGAGATGGACGGCAGACTTCACTATGAGCCAATGGCTCAGGGCATATCTATGATGATTGCTCTTCTGGCTTCTTACATCGCTGTATTTCTGTTTCGCAAGTTTAAGGATTACACCGGCTTCAGTGCCTGGAAGCTCTGCTCCTCGTTGTTCATCGGGTTTGCGGTAACCGGAATGCATTATATCAGCCTGAGTGCAAGCCGCTTCGAGCTCAACAGCCGGCTTGGGGCTAAGCCCTTTCTGATGGAGACGGATTTCATTCTGTTGACAGGGGTATCGCTGGTAACTCTGTTTATACTCGCAATTTCTGGAGGCGCCGTGTTTCTGGACCGGCATATTCTGGAAAAGATGGCCTATCATGATCCTTTAACCGAGCTGCCGAACCGGCATGGACTGGAGCGTTACTTTCTGGATGAGTTCTTTGGGGTGAACTCGGGTGCGGTGTTTTTTGTCGATCTGGACCGGTTCAAGTCGATCAACGACACGCTGGGACATGACATCGGCGATGAGCTGCTGCAGGAGGTTGCAGACAGGTTGGTGTGTTGTGTAGGCTGCCAGGGCAAGGTCTTTCGGATGGGTGGCGATGAATTTCTGATTGCGCTGCCGGATTGTACATTAGAGAATGCTCAGGACATGGCAGAGCATGTATTGCGGGAGGTTAAGAAGTCCTACAGCATTAAGGGCAATGAGCTGTATGTTACAGCGAGTGTCGGAATCAGCCTGGCTCCTGTACATGGCACGGACCGCTCTGCACTGATGAGAGCCGCGGATACCGCGCTGTACACCTCCAAGGATTCCGGCAAAAATAAATTCAGTGTGTTCGACCAGGAGATGAACCGCCACCAGCTGCGGCGGATGTCACTGGAGAAGGATCTGCGCAAGGCGCTGGCCCGCTCTGAATTTATGGTGGTTTATCAGCCGAAGTGGGATTCATTTATGAACGTCACTGTTGGACTGGAGGCGCTGCTGCGCTGGAGGCATCCGGAGCATGGGATCATCTCTCCGGCAGAGTTTATACCGATTGCCGAAGAGACGGGCCTTATCGTGCCGATTACGTACTGGATGCTGCATGATGTATGCGGCCAGAATATGCTGTGGCACAGGGCTGAGGTAGCGAATGTTCCTGTATCCATCAATATGTCGGCCCGGATGTTTGAAGGCGGAGGCCTGTATGATGTGGTGGAGGAGGCGCTTACGCGCTCTGGTCTGGAGCCGCATTTCCTCGAACTGGAGATCACGGAATCCATCGCAATGAACAATATGGAGGAGACGGTAGCACAGCTCTCCAAGCTGCGGAATCTCGGGGTGCGTGTATCGCTCGATGATTTCGGTACAGGGTTCTCTTCACTTGGTAATCTGGATGAGATTCCGGTCAATACACTTAAGATTGATCAGGTCTTTATCCGCAAAAGTAAAATGCATTCGAAAAAAGCGATTATCAGCAATATTATTGCGATTGCCAGCAATCTCAATATGGAGGTTGTCGCCGAAGGCGTAGAAACAACTGAACAGATAGAACTGCTGCAATCGCTCGGCTGCCGGGTAATGCAGGGTTTCTATTACGGCCGTCCGATGCCGGTTCATGAACTGGGTCAATGGTTTATAGAAAATACAGCTTAG
- a CDS encoding ABC transporter ATP-binding protein, with protein sequence MGLLEEPVISISGLWMNYSDRMVLRGIDLEVHRGQIIGYIGPNGAGKSTTVKIMLGLVEGYNGTVKIFGRDIADGDTAYKRRIGYVPEVAELYDSLTAREYLTFIGELYGMKQKDADEKAERLMGLLNLERAYDMRIASYSKGMKQKVLLISSMLHDPDILFLDEPLSGLDANSVMIVKEIFASLAARGKTIFYSSHIMDVVEKISSRIILIDGGDIVADGSFSQLKEQNREGSLEEIFNQLTGFDQYRDIAGEFVAVIAEGAPHE encoded by the coding sequence ATGGGGCTATTGGAAGAGCCGGTCATCTCAATATCCGGCTTATGGATGAATTACAGTGACAGAATGGTGCTGCGGGGAATCGATCTGGAGGTTCACCGGGGGCAAATCATTGGCTATATCGGGCCCAACGGGGCGGGCAAGAGCACCACGGTCAAGATCATGCTCGGGCTGGTAGAGGGTTACAACGGTACGGTGAAAATTTTTGGCAGAGACATCGCTGACGGAGATACTGCCTACAAAAGGCGGATCGGCTATGTGCCGGAGGTCGCAGAGCTGTATGACAGCCTGACCGCCAGGGAGTACCTGACATTCATCGGCGAACTGTACGGCATGAAGCAAAAGGATGCTGATGAGAAAGCGGAAAGGCTGATGGGTCTTTTAAATCTGGAGAGGGCTTACGACATGCGTATCGCCTCCTACTCCAAAGGGATGAAGCAAAAGGTGCTGCTGATTTCCAGCATGCTGCATGATCCCGACATCTTATTTCTTGATGAACCGCTCAGCGGGCTGGATGCCAACAGTGTAATGATCGTTAAGGAAATCTTCGCCTCACTTGCGGCACGGGGCAAGACCATCTTCTATTCCTCGCACATTATGGATGTGGTAGAGAAGATTAGCAGCCGGATCATCCTGATCGACGGGGGAGATATCGTAGCAGACGGCAGCTTCTCGCAGTTGAAGGAGCAGAACAGGGAAGGCTCGCTGGAGGAGATTTTCAATCAGCTGACCGGATTTGACCAGTACCGGGATATCGCCGGTGAATTTGTAGCGGTCATTGCTGAGGGTGCTCCGCATGAATGA
- a CDS encoding MarR family winged helix-turn-helix transcriptional regulator — MPQQIDPLIEAVGLSMWRVQRKITSQMSLHKEIGLTVPQFGLLRMIAQEKKARVIQLADKLEVKSSAVTVMLDRLEALGLIAREPDENDRRAVIVTLTAKGQELLEEAQYRSLLLLAEHLSILKPEELQNFADYYRFLEQQER, encoded by the coding sequence ATGCCGCAACAAATCGATCCGTTGATTGAAGCCGTAGGATTGTCTATGTGGAGGGTGCAGCGTAAAATCACTTCACAGATGTCATTGCATAAAGAAATCGGTCTAACTGTACCGCAATTCGGACTTTTGCGCATGATCGCACAGGAGAAAAAAGCACGGGTGATCCAACTGGCCGATAAGCTTGAGGTGAAGTCCAGTGCGGTTACAGTCATGCTGGACAGGTTAGAAGCACTGGGACTTATCGCACGCGAGCCGGATGAGAATGACCGCAGAGCAGTTATTGTGACTCTGACAGCCAAGGGTCAGGAGCTGCTGGAGGAAGCGCAGTACCGTTCGCTGCTGCTGCTTGCTGAACATTTATCAATCCTCAAGCCGGAGGAACTGCAGAACTTCGCGGACTATTACCGGTTCCTTGAGCAGCAGGAACGATAA